One Sanguibacter keddieii DSM 10542 genomic window carries:
- a CDS encoding class I SAM-dependent methyltransferase translates to MTSTGTDDLLRLWRAEESVVPSGWDFSSLAGRVHEDEVPWDLTAETRRLLGSASRVLDMGTGGGEHLTTLADALPSDTTATEGWEPNLPVARRALAPLGIDVVAYDAEAVPAQPMPFEDGRFDLVLARHEAFDAVEVARVLAPGGVLLTQQVGGDDAAEAHALFGAPFAYLDMLLPVVAASVAAAGLEVEESASWSGETRFDDVGALVRYFRMVPWDVPKDFGVDRYADVLVDLHRAGPARGEAFVLTQTRFWLRATKPD, encoded by the coding sequence ATGACCTCCACAGGAACGGACGACCTGCTGCGGCTGTGGCGTGCGGAGGAGTCGGTCGTGCCCTCGGGGTGGGACTTCTCCTCTCTCGCCGGGCGCGTGCACGAGGACGAGGTCCCGTGGGACCTCACGGCCGAGACGCGCCGGCTGCTGGGCTCGGCGTCGCGTGTGCTCGACATGGGGACCGGGGGCGGTGAGCACCTGACGACCCTGGCGGACGCGCTGCCGTCGGACACAACCGCCACGGAGGGCTGGGAGCCGAACCTGCCGGTCGCGCGCCGGGCGCTCGCCCCGCTGGGGATCGACGTGGTCGCCTACGACGCCGAGGCGGTCCCCGCGCAGCCGATGCCCTTCGAGGACGGGCGGTTCGACCTCGTGCTCGCACGGCACGAGGCCTTCGACGCGGTCGAGGTGGCCCGGGTGCTCGCACCGGGTGGAGTGCTGCTCACCCAGCAGGTGGGCGGGGACGACGCGGCCGAGGCGCACGCGCTCTTCGGCGCTCCGTTCGCCTACCTCGACATGCTGCTGCCCGTGGTGGCGGCGTCGGTCGCGGCGGCGGGTCTCGAGGTCGAGGAGTCGGCGTCGTGGTCGGGCGAGACGCGGTTCGACGACGTCGGGGCGCTGGTGCGCTACTTCCGCATGGTGCCGTGGGACGTGCCCAAGGACTTCGGCGTGGACCGCTACGCCGACGTGCTCGTCGACCTCCACCGGGCCGGGCCCGCACGCGGGGAGGCATTCGTGCTCACGCAGACGAGATTCTGGCTGCGCGCGACGAAGCCCGACTAG
- a CDS encoding phosphatase PAP2 family protein, with protein MLSATTAARATRAAVLLAAGALVMTVAWLLRRPSHDLVQTIVPTTVDLPGVAAVSEVAVVLLGLACAVAGWQALRRGGANLALAVAAGAGVVAAYGASEGLKAFVQADRVCRDIAVVDCPGEGSWGFPSNHTTIAVAGATAVVLLVRSTWPRWAQASVVVLAVLGGVGRVLQGVHAPHEVVAGVALGSVTLLVVVLLLGPVLASPRVVERLDAVSSPLRSRSRAAAHR; from the coding sequence ATGCTGTCAGCAACCACGGCTGCCCGCGCCACGCGTGCCGCGGTCCTCCTCGCCGCAGGTGCGCTCGTCATGACCGTCGCCTGGCTGCTGCGCAGACCCAGCCACGACCTCGTCCAGACCATCGTGCCCACCACCGTCGACCTCCCCGGGGTGGCCGCCGTCTCCGAGGTCGCCGTGGTGCTCCTCGGCCTGGCCTGCGCGGTCGCCGGGTGGCAGGCCCTGCGGCGCGGGGGAGCGAACCTCGCGCTCGCGGTCGCCGCCGGTGCGGGGGTCGTGGCCGCGTACGGCGCGAGCGAGGGCCTCAAGGCGTTCGTGCAGGCCGATCGCGTGTGCCGGGACATCGCCGTGGTCGACTGCCCGGGTGAGGGCAGCTGGGGGTTCCCGAGCAACCACACGACCATCGCCGTCGCGGGGGCGACCGCGGTGGTGCTCCTGGTGCGCTCCACGTGGCCCCGGTGGGCTCAGGCGTCCGTCGTGGTCCTCGCGGTGCTCGGAGGTGTCGGGAGGGTGCTGCAGGGCGTCCACGCGCCCCACGAGGTGGTGGCAGGTGTTGCGCTGGGCAGCGTGACGCTGCTGGTGGTCGTCCTGCTGCTCGGTCCCGTGCTGGCGTCGCCGCGTGTGGTCGAGCGGCTCGACGCGGTCAGTAGCCCTCTGCGCTCTCGATCACGTGCCGCAGCTCACCGATGA
- the def gene encoding peptide deformylase, with protein MAIREIRVVPDPVLRTPCDEITVIDDRVRGLVEDLLDTVNDDGRAGLAANQIGVSLRAFSWNIDDEIGYVLNPKIVELSEDEYQDGDEGCLSVPNLWYPTERAWYARVEGTDLDGNKVVVEGTELMARCLQHEVDHLDGYLYLDRLDKAVRKKAMRALRESL; from the coding sequence ATGGCTATCAGAGAGATCCGTGTCGTCCCCGACCCCGTGCTCCGCACCCCGTGCGACGAGATCACGGTCATCGACGACAGGGTCAGGGGCCTCGTCGAGGACCTCCTCGACACCGTGAACGACGACGGCCGCGCCGGCCTCGCTGCGAACCAGATCGGCGTGAGCCTGCGGGCCTTCTCGTGGAACATCGACGACGAGATCGGCTACGTGCTCAACCCGAAGATCGTCGAGCTCTCCGAGGACGAGTACCAGGACGGTGACGAGGGCTGCCTCTCGGTCCCGAACCTCTGGTACCCGACCGAGCGCGCCTGGTACGCACGGGTCGAGGGAACGGACCTCGACGGCAACAAGGTCGTGGTCGAGGGCACCGAGCTCATGGCCCGCTGCCTGCAGCACGAGGTGGACCACCTCGACGGCTACCTCTACCTGGACCGCCTCGACAAGGCCGTCCGCAAGAAGGCGATGCGCGCCCTGCGCGAGTCCCTCTGA
- a CDS encoding DUF3145 domain-containing protein, which yields MPGAITRGVLFVHSSPRALCPHLEWAASNVLDSVVTFDWIEQPAAPGLFRSEYSWQGPQGTGSRIASALRGWTHLRYEVTEEASYGVDGSRWSHTPELGIFHAATDVHGNVVVPEDRVRAALAHAHDPVRLQEELGLALGQAWDDELEPFRYAGAGAPVRWLHRVG from the coding sequence ATGCCTGGTGCCATCACCCGCGGTGTACTTTTCGTGCACTCCTCGCCGCGCGCGCTCTGCCCGCACCTGGAGTGGGCGGCGAGCAACGTCCTCGACTCGGTCGTGACCTTCGACTGGATCGAGCAGCCTGCCGCGCCCGGACTCTTCCGCTCCGAGTACTCGTGGCAGGGCCCTCAAGGCACCGGCTCGCGCATCGCCTCGGCGCTCCGCGGGTGGACCCACCTGCGCTACGAGGTCACCGAAGAGGCCAGCTACGGCGTCGACGGCTCCCGCTGGAGCCACACCCCCGAGCTCGGCATCTTCCACGCAGCCACCGACGTCCACGGCAACGTCGTCGTCCCCGAGGACCGCGTCCGCGCCGCCCTCGCGCACGCCCACGACCCCGTCCGCCTGCAGGAAGAGCTCGGCCTCGCCCTCGGCCAGGCCTGGGACGACGAGCTCGAGCCCTTCCGCTACGCCGGGGCCGGGGCTCCCGTGCGCTGGCTGCACCGCGTCGGCTGA
- a CDS encoding acyltransferase family protein, whose amino-acid sequence MTSALSRPAPDAAPAGPSVRRPTAIVPEIQALRALAVAGVVVYHLWPSVLPAGFVGVDVFFVISGYLITSHMIGEVERTGRLGLARFYARRARRILPAATLVVVTTALAAVALLPELRWAEVTRQGTASLLWVQNWLLASDSVDYLAEGAAPSPFQHFWSLSIEEQFYVLWPVALVLLLWARSRRGARRRAEAAPSGAAGARRSALVLVLVLTLVSFVCSVVVTASGDPAAYFVSHTRFWELGVGALLALSALRTSDARVRAATAWLGLVLIAGGMVLVPLDGFPGALALVPTVGAALVILAARSGGTPTVRRLSSGRAVLWLGDVSYSLYLWHWPVLVLAPFAVARVSGATSVAEASTTVLVGVLGASLLLAGLTRRVVEVPFHRGLRPGASARAVLVAAAVLLVVSVVVVQVPGRTAEARADDRAAGAQALLAEAPDALGAGSLTTVGINTFASTSRTIVPAPENPREELPEGAEGRCKASRDGEEVAPRCEFGPADAERVVALVGDSHAEQYLPTLQAVAAEHDVRVITYLRSSCPYSTAQPTSDAERGGLCVRSNDATTEAMLADPSIDVVVTSNRTDVDFVATDSVASPVDGLVEAWTRLSEAGLPVVVLSDNPQMLPEDATTECVVTHAVDPSVCARTAADALPLDHQVAAAAETDVTFVDTEPWFCAEGSCPPVIGSVLVYRDYHHITPAYARTLAPLLWDAMAGVVGDSPDEEG is encoded by the coding sequence ATGACGAGCGCCCTCTCGCGTCCTGCCCCCGACGCAGCACCGGCCGGTCCCTCCGTGCGTCGCCCGACGGCGATCGTCCCCGAGATCCAGGCCCTACGCGCCCTCGCCGTCGCCGGTGTGGTGGTCTACCACCTCTGGCCGTCGGTGCTGCCCGCAGGGTTCGTGGGTGTCGACGTGTTCTTCGTGATCTCCGGGTACCTCATCACCTCGCACATGATCGGCGAGGTCGAGCGCACCGGGCGCCTCGGGCTCGCCCGGTTCTACGCCCGCCGAGCCCGCCGGATCCTGCCTGCCGCGACGCTCGTGGTCGTCACCACGGCGCTCGCCGCGGTCGCGCTGCTGCCCGAGCTCCGCTGGGCCGAGGTGACGCGGCAGGGCACGGCGTCGCTGCTCTGGGTGCAGAACTGGCTGCTCGCGTCGGACTCCGTCGACTACCTCGCCGAGGGTGCGGCGCCGAGCCCGTTCCAGCACTTCTGGTCGCTGTCGATCGAGGAGCAGTTCTACGTCCTGTGGCCCGTGGCGCTCGTCCTGCTCCTGTGGGCGCGCTCGCGCCGCGGTGCACGACGACGCGCCGAGGCAGCCCCCAGCGGTGCCGCGGGTGCTCGCAGGTCTGCGCTCGTCCTCGTCCTGGTGCTCACCCTGGTCTCCTTCGTCTGCTCGGTGGTGGTCACCGCGAGCGGCGACCCGGCGGCGTACTTCGTCAGCCACACGCGGTTCTGGGAGCTCGGGGTGGGTGCGCTGCTCGCCCTGAGTGCGCTGCGCACGTCCGACGCGCGGGTACGTGCCGCGACTGCGTGGCTCGGGCTGGTGCTCATCGCCGGCGGCATGGTCCTCGTGCCGCTCGACGGGTTCCCGGGAGCGCTCGCTCTCGTCCCGACCGTCGGTGCGGCCCTGGTGATCCTCGCGGCACGTTCTGGCGGCACACCGACGGTCCGCAGGCTGAGCTCCGGCAGGGCGGTGCTCTGGCTGGGCGACGTCTCGTACTCCCTCTACCTGTGGCACTGGCCGGTGCTCGTCCTCGCGCCCTTCGCGGTCGCCCGCGTCTCCGGTGCGACCTCGGTGGCCGAGGCCTCCACGACGGTGCTCGTCGGTGTCCTGGGTGCCTCGCTGCTGCTGGCCGGCCTCACGCGACGCGTCGTCGAGGTGCCCTTCCACCGCGGTCTGCGCCCGGGTGCGAGCGCACGGGCGGTTCTCGTCGCCGCCGCGGTGCTGCTCGTCGTCAGCGTCGTCGTGGTGCAGGTGCCCGGGCGGACCGCCGAGGCTCGGGCCGACGACCGTGCCGCCGGTGCGCAGGCACTGCTCGCGGAGGCCCCGGACGCCCTCGGCGCAGGCTCCCTGACCACCGTCGGTATCAACACCTTCGCGTCCACCAGCCGCACGATCGTCCCTGCACCCGAGAACCCCCGTGAGGAGCTCCCCGAGGGCGCTGAAGGGCGCTGCAAGGCCTCACGCGACGGGGAGGAGGTGGCGCCGCGCTGCGAGTTCGGTCCCGCGGACGCCGAGCGCGTCGTCGCGCTGGTCGGAGACTCGCACGCCGAGCAGTACCTGCCCACGCTCCAGGCGGTGGCCGCGGAGCACGACGTCCGGGTCATCACCTACCTGCGCAGCAGCTGCCCGTACTCGACGGCGCAGCCGACCTCGGACGCGGAGCGCGGCGGACTCTGCGTCCGGTCGAACGACGCGACCACCGAGGCGATGCTCGCCGATCCGAGCATCGACGTGGTCGTCACCTCGAACCGGACCGACGTCGACTTCGTCGCGACCGACAGCGTCGCCTCGCCCGTCGACGGTCTCGTGGAGGCCTGGACGCGGCTCTCCGAGGCCGGGCTGCCCGTCGTGGTGCTGTCCGACAACCCGCAGATGCTCCCCGAGGACGCCACCACCGAGTGCGTGGTCACGCACGCCGTCGACCCGTCGGTCTGCGCGCGGACCGCTGCGGACGCCCTCCCGCTCGACCACCAGGTCGCTGCGGCGGCCGAGACCGACGTGACGTTCGTGGACACCGAGCCGTGGTTCTGCGCGGAGGGCTCCTGCCCACCCGTCATCGGCAGCGTCCTCGTCTACCGCGACTACCACCACATCACCCCCGCCTACGCCCGCACCCTCGCCCCGCTCCTCTGGGACGCGATGGCTGGCGTCGTGGGTGACAGCCCGGACGAGGAAGGCTAG
- a CDS encoding beta-ketoacyl-[acyl-carrier-protein] synthase family protein yields the protein MSNSRDVVVTGLGATTPLGGDVESTWKAALAGESGARTLDNDWAEKYGIAVEFAAQLKVKAEDVLPRPEMKRMDPSAQYAIIATREAWADAGSPETDPERIGAVVSSGIGGIWTTLDAWDTLRERGGRRVLPMTVPMLMPNSPTAYVELEIGARAGAHALVSACASGAEAIGYGIEMIRSGRADVVVAGGTEAAIHPMPLAAFAASRTLSLRNDDPAGASRPYDVNRDGFVLGEGAAVVVLESAEHAAARGARVYARLTGVGLSSDAYHITSPEPTGRGQIAAMKSALKDADQTTRDIVHVNAHATSTSVGDLIEARAVRTLLGDDADHVALSATKSMTGHLLGGAGALETVFTVLAVHHRTAPPTINVSDPDPELDIDLVRDTPRALPEGDIAAINNSFGFGGHNVALIARSV from the coding sequence ATGAGCAACTCCCGCGACGTCGTCGTCACCGGTCTCGGCGCCACCACGCCACTCGGCGGCGACGTGGAGTCCACCTGGAAGGCCGCCCTCGCCGGCGAGTCCGGTGCGCGCACCCTCGACAACGACTGGGCAGAGAAGTACGGCATCGCCGTCGAGTTCGCCGCCCAGCTCAAGGTCAAGGCCGAGGACGTGCTCCCCCGCCCCGAGATGAAGCGCATGGACCCCTCCGCGCAGTACGCGATCATCGCGACGCGCGAGGCGTGGGCCGACGCCGGCAGCCCCGAGACCGACCCCGAGCGCATCGGCGCCGTGGTGTCGTCCGGCATCGGCGGGATCTGGACCACCCTCGACGCGTGGGACACCCTCCGTGAGCGTGGCGGGCGCCGCGTGCTTCCCATGACCGTCCCGATGCTCATGCCCAACTCGCCGACTGCCTACGTCGAGCTCGAGATCGGTGCCCGCGCCGGTGCGCACGCACTCGTCTCCGCCTGCGCGTCGGGTGCCGAGGCCATCGGCTACGGCATCGAGATGATCCGCTCCGGCCGCGCCGACGTCGTGGTCGCCGGTGGTACCGAGGCCGCGATCCACCCGATGCCCCTCGCCGCCTTCGCGGCGTCGCGCACCCTGTCGCTGCGCAACGACGACCCGGCCGGCGCCTCGCGGCCCTACGACGTCAACCGTGACGGCTTCGTGCTCGGCGAGGGCGCAGCCGTCGTGGTCCTCGAGAGCGCGGAGCACGCCGCCGCCCGAGGCGCCCGCGTCTACGCGCGCCTCACCGGTGTCGGTCTGAGCTCGGACGCGTACCACATCACCTCCCCCGAGCCCACGGGTCGCGGCCAGATCGCCGCGATGAAGTCGGCACTCAAGGACGCCGACCAGACGACGCGCGACATCGTGCACGTCAACGCCCACGCCACCTCGACCTCCGTCGGTGACCTCATCGAGGCCCGTGCCGTCCGCACGCTCCTCGGCGACGACGCGGACCACGTCGCGCTGTCGGCCACCAAGTCGATGACCGGGCACCTGCTCGGCGGCGCCGGTGCGCTCGAGACGGTCTTCACCGTCCTCGCCGTGCACCACCGCACCGCACCGCCCACCATCAACGTGTCGGACCCGGACCCCGAGCTCGACATCGACCTGGTGCGCGACACCCCCCGCGCGCTCCCCGAGGGCGACATCGCCGCGATCAACAACTCCTTCGGCTTCGGCGGCCACAACGTGGCCCTCATCGCCCGCAGCGTCTGA
- a CDS encoding acyl carrier protein, with protein sequence MAYTEQDILAGLAEIVAEETGLPADSVTSEKSFTDDLDIDSLSMMTIVTHAEDKFSVTIPDDEVKNLSTVGDAVSFINGAQA encoded by the coding sequence ATGGCTTACACCGAGCAGGACATCCTCGCGGGCCTCGCCGAGATCGTCGCCGAGGAGACCGGCCTCCCGGCTGACTCGGTCACCTCCGAGAAGTCCTTCACGGACGACCTCGACATCGACTCGCTGTCGATGATGACGATCGTGACCCACGCCGAGGACAAGTTCTCCGTGACCATCCCGGACGACGAGGTCAAGAACCTCTCGACCGTCGGCGACGCGGTGAGCTTCATCAACGGCGCGCAGGCCTGA
- a CDS encoding beta-ketoacyl-ACP synthase III, with translation MTLQLKQSTGPEFSRILGLGAARGTNVVTNDDVAGPIDSSDEWIQQRTGIITRRRSDADVTVIDLAEEAALKAIAAAGITAQEIDAVILSTVTYFHQTPAGAALVADRIGATPAAAFDISAACAGYSYGIGQADALVRSGTARNVLVIGAEKMSDFIDPTDRSISFLLGDGAGAAVVGPSDTPGIGPTIWGSDGSKAQTIRQTHSWQELRTQPELGWPTLRQEGQTVFKWAAFQMPVVAQQALDAAGVTADDIQVFVPHQANMRIIDQFIKQLKLPDTVVVGRDIADTGNTSAASIPLATDRLLAEGQAKSGDLSLQIGFGAGLVYAAQVVVLP, from the coding sequence GTGACCCTCCAGCTCAAGCAGTCCACCGGTCCCGAGTTCTCGCGGATCCTCGGCCTCGGCGCCGCGCGCGGCACGAACGTCGTCACCAACGACGACGTCGCCGGCCCGATCGACTCCTCCGACGAGTGGATCCAGCAGCGCACCGGCATCATCACGCGCCGCCGCTCCGACGCCGACGTCACCGTCATCGACCTGGCGGAGGAGGCGGCCCTCAAGGCCATCGCCGCCGCCGGCATCACGGCGCAGGAGATCGACGCCGTGATCCTGTCGACCGTCACATACTTCCACCAGACCCCCGCCGGCGCCGCCCTCGTGGCCGACCGCATCGGGGCGACCCCCGCCGCAGCCTTCGACATCTCGGCCGCCTGCGCCGGGTACTCCTACGGCATCGGCCAGGCCGACGCGCTCGTGCGCTCGGGCACGGCTCGCAACGTCCTGGTCATCGGCGCGGAGAAGATGAGCGACTTCATCGACCCGACCGACCGCTCCATCTCGTTCCTGCTCGGCGACGGCGCCGGCGCGGCCGTGGTCGGCCCGTCCGACACGCCCGGCATCGGCCCGACCATCTGGGGCTCGGACGGCTCCAAGGCGCAGACCATCCGCCAGACGCACTCCTGGCAGGAGCTGCGCACGCAGCCCGAGCTCGGCTGGCCGACGCTGCGCCAGGAGGGCCAGACGGTCTTCAAGTGGGCCGCGTTCCAGATGCCCGTGGTAGCGCAGCAGGCGCTCGACGCCGCCGGCGTGACGGCCGACGACATCCAGGTGTTCGTGCCCCACCAGGCCAACATGCGGATCATCGACCAGTTCATCAAGCAGCTCAAGCTCCCCGACACCGTGGTGGTCGGGCGGGACATCGCCGACACGGGCAACACCTCCGCGGCGTCCATCCCGCTCGCGACCGACCGCCTCCTGGCCGAGGGCCAGGCGAAGTCCGGAGACCTCTCGCTGCAGATCGGGTTCGGCGCGGGCCTCGTCTACGCCGCGCAGGTCGTCGTCCTGCCGTAG
- a CDS encoding ACP S-malonyltransferase yields MLAIVCPGQGSQTPAMLTPWLELPGVAEQLAAWSTDDLDLRALGTEADADAIRDTRVAQPLIVASSIIALRAVLDGRDATDVVDVTAGHSVGELAAAAVAGVLDDASAVALVTRRAAVMAEAAAANPSGMSAVLGGDPDEVLAAIEAAGLWPANVNGGGQVVAAGSLEGLAAFAANPPAKARVIALKVAGAFHTPLMESARAAFAEVTAGWTAADPRVPFLSNADGASYATISSDASLPLGSGRDVLDRLTAQITAPVRWDLCQESLAAAGVTGLLELMPGGVLTGLARRALPGVETVAVKSPADLDAARDLVARHAGTTPPTAEDAK; encoded by the coding sequence GTGCTAGCCATCGTGTGCCCTGGACAGGGCTCTCAGACCCCCGCCATGCTCACCCCCTGGCTCGAGCTGCCGGGAGTCGCCGAGCAGCTCGCCGCGTGGTCGACCGACGACCTCGACCTGCGTGCCCTCGGCACCGAGGCCGACGCCGACGCCATCCGCGACACCCGCGTCGCCCAGCCGCTCATCGTCGCCTCGTCGATCATCGCGCTGCGCGCCGTGCTCGACGGCCGTGACGCCACCGACGTCGTCGACGTCACCGCAGGCCACTCCGTCGGCGAGCTCGCCGCGGCTGCCGTCGCCGGTGTCCTCGACGACGCGAGCGCCGTCGCCCTCGTCACCCGCCGCGCCGCCGTCATGGCCGAGGCCGCTGCCGCGAACCCCTCGGGCATGTCCGCCGTCCTCGGCGGAGACCCCGACGAGGTGCTCGCCGCGATCGAGGCCGCCGGCCTGTGGCCCGCCAACGTCAACGGCGGTGGCCAGGTGGTCGCCGCCGGTTCCCTCGAGGGTCTCGCAGCCTTCGCCGCGAACCCGCCGGCCAAGGCCCGCGTCATCGCGCTCAAGGTCGCAGGAGCCTTCCACACCCCCCTCATGGAGTCCGCCCGCGCGGCCTTCGCCGAGGTCACCGCCGGCTGGACCGCCGCAGACCCCCGCGTCCCGTTCCTGTCCAACGCGGACGGTGCGTCGTACGCGACGATCAGCTCCGACGCGTCACTGCCCCTCGGCAGCGGCCGCGACGTGCTGGACCGCCTCACCGCGCAGATCACCGCACCGGTGCGGTGGGACCTCTGCCAGGAGAGCCTCGCCGCCGCCGGCGTCACTGGGCTCCTCGAGCTCATGCCCGGCGGTGTCCTCACCGGGCTGGCGCGCCGTGCGCTCCCGGGCGTCGAGACGGTCGCCGTGAAGTCCCCCGCCGACCTCGACGCGGCCCGCGACCTCGTCGCCCGCCACGCCGGCACCACTCCCCCCACCGCAGAGGACGCGAAGTGA
- a CDS encoding PucR family transcriptional regulator, which produces MPTAAPDANVPTASTPGTAANLQRVRDGSGLLTAAALRRLDEDLPWYRDLPADERSWVGLVAQSGITSFVTWYADRSQTPHGVGDIFAAAPTDLTRSISLQHTLQLVRIVVEVVETHSDQLAAPGGERDLREAVLRYSREVAFSAAEVYARAAEVRGAWDARLEALVVDAIIRGDQDNSLRSRVSALGWSGLGEVLVMVGTTTSPLDDIRAAELRRATSRAACDVLVGIQGDRVVLVLGGEGDLIGVATSLLPRFGPGPVIIGPSMQNLDDAWRSATAALAGLRAVPAWPQAPRPVLADELLPERLLTGDHEARRTLVRLAYTPLSEATGSVLDTLSAYLGNGRSLEAAARDLYVHPNTVRYRLRKVAEITGWDPLDARESFVLQVALAVGRLAAAR; this is translated from the coding sequence ATGCCCACCGCTGCCCCCGACGCGAACGTCCCGACAGCCAGCACCCCCGGGACCGCCGCGAACCTCCAGCGCGTCCGTGACGGCAGTGGCCTCCTCACCGCCGCCGCGCTGCGCCGCCTCGACGAGGACCTCCCCTGGTACCGGGACCTCCCGGCCGACGAGCGTTCCTGGGTCGGGCTCGTCGCCCAGTCCGGCATCACGTCCTTCGTCACCTGGTACGCGGACCGCTCCCAGACGCCCCACGGCGTCGGCGACATCTTCGCCGCGGCCCCGACCGACCTCACCCGGTCGATCTCCCTGCAGCACACCCTCCAGCTCGTGCGGATCGTGGTCGAGGTCGTCGAGACGCACTCCGACCAGCTCGCCGCCCCGGGCGGTGAGCGCGACCTGCGCGAGGCCGTGCTCCGGTACTCCCGCGAGGTCGCGTTCTCGGCGGCCGAGGTCTACGCCCGTGCCGCCGAGGTCCGCGGCGCGTGGGACGCGCGCCTCGAGGCCCTCGTCGTCGACGCGATCATCCGCGGTGACCAGGACAACTCGCTGCGCTCGCGCGTCTCCGCGCTCGGGTGGAGCGGCCTCGGCGAGGTCCTCGTCATGGTCGGGACCACCACGTCGCCCCTCGACGACATCCGTGCCGCCGAGCTGCGCCGCGCCACCAGCCGCGCGGCCTGCGACGTGCTCGTCGGGATCCAGGGCGACCGGGTGGTCCTCGTGCTCGGCGGCGAGGGCGACCTCATCGGCGTCGCAACCTCCCTGCTGCCGCGGTTCGGGCCCGGCCCGGTGATCATCGGGCCGTCGATGCAGAACCTCGACGACGCGTGGCGCTCGGCCACCGCGGCGCTGGCCGGCCTGCGCGCCGTCCCCGCCTGGCCGCAGGCCCCCCGGCCTGTCCTCGCGGACGAGCTGCTGCCCGAGCGGCTGCTCACCGGGGACCACGAGGCGCGCCGCACCCTCGTGCGCCTCGCCTACACACCGCTGTCGGAGGCCACCGGGTCGGTCCTCGACACGCTCTCCGCCTACCTCGGCAACGGCCGCTCCCTCGAGGCTGCGGCGCGCGACCTCTACGTGCACCCCAACACGGTGCGGTACCGCCTGCGCAAGGTCGCCGAGATCACCGGCTGGGACCCGCTCGACGCCCGCGAGTCCTTCGTGCTGCAGGTCGCGCTGGCCGTCGGGCGGCTCGCCGCGGCCCGCTGA